In the Acetobacterium sp. KB-1 genome, AGGGGGGAGGAGAATTTTAGTGACATTGATTGTTTTATGTTCACCCATGTGCATAAGGATCACTGCGACTTAAAAAAACTATGCGAAATCCGAAATCCGGATATAAAAATAGTATTACCAGAACTTGATGAAAACAATAAAGTTTATATGAAAGATGCATTGGACCTTTTGCCAAATCCAATTTCCTATTTAAATTCAGAATATGGTGAAGTAACTTTGATTGAATCTGGAAATTTTAAAATTAAAGCAGCAAGAACTTATCACGATGGGATCAAATACCGGAGTACAATTAATCATTTTAGCTATTTAATCAGTGTTGCCAATCAGCAAATTCTTTTTATGGGAGATGCAGAATCAGGTAATTCGAATATTGTCGATTGGCTGGGCAATGAAACGATTGATGCGGTCTGTATAAATTTTACGGAAATCAGTCAGGAAAAAGGTCGCGCGTTTATCAACCAAGTGGTTAATCCTCGCTTAGCTATTTTTTGCCATATACCATTACAACAACATGATAAATTTCACTACCGCGAAAGGGTGTTGGAGAATGTCAGTAAATATCGGAGTTCACTACCAAAGGTTTATGTGTGTTTAGAAGCAATGGAAGCAATTGTAATTGATTAATATAAAGAGAGGTTAGAATCATGAATAATGAAGTAAAAAAGACCATTATTTCTGCAAATGAAATGGATTTTACGTGCCGAACCTGTGGACTGGACCAAAAGGGTGAATTGGTCATCTTTTTACATGGTTTCCCGCAAAGCTCGATTATTTGGGAAAATATTATGAAGAAACTGGCGGACAAAGGCTATCGTTGCCTGGCCCCTAATCAACGTGGTTACAGTGAAGGTGCACGTCCAATTAGGATGGAAAATTATACCACCAGAAAATTAGCGTCAGATGTGGTCGCTTTGGCTGATGCTGTTGGAGAAAAGGGGAAATTTCATTTAATTGGTCATGATTGGGGTGGTGGCGTAGGTTGGGCTGTTGTTACCCTGCACTCGGAACGGATACAGTCATGGACAGCCATGTCAACACCTCATTCGGCAGCATTTGAATGGGCGGTTGCAAATGATCCTGAACAGCAGAAACAAAGTCGTTATATCTTTGAATATCTAACTCCCGACCTTCCAGAGGAGCTACTTATAAAGGATGACCATGCAAGGCTTAGAGAAATATGGGATGGATTTGAAAGTAAAAATATCGATGATTTTCTTGATATATTCTCAGATAAAGAAGCATGCACATCAATACTCAATTGGTATAGAGCGCTAATGCTGGTAAAACCAAGCGAACAAAATCCAGAGATTCTGTTTGGTCCTATATATACGCCGACCTGTTACATTTGGGGAAATCATGATTTTGCACTGGGAAGAGTAGGGGTTGAAAAAGGCCATGAATACATGAAAGGGTATTACAAATTTGTTGAACTTGACGGAGCAGGACATTGGCTGATGGAAAACAATGAGCAAGAATGTATAAAAGAGATTATCGAGCTAATCGAAAACAATCCAGAAACTAAATAATTCACACAAATGAAAAACATTAAATAATTATAATTTAGGAGCAATAAGATGAAGACGAACGCATTCATGATGTTAATACCACAGTTTATTGATGTAGGAATTTCAAGTAAAACAGGTGAAAAACTAAAAGAACTGGGATGCACTAAAGTCCTGGTCATGTATGATAAAGGCGTTGAGGCGGCTGGAATAACCGAAAAAATAATCGACGCTATTCGACATGAAGGGATAGAAGTAGTCACAAGTAATAGAGTCGAGGCTGATCCGACGGATTTGATTATCACAGAAATTGTAGACTTTGCTAAAAAAGAGAAAGTTGATGGCGTAGTTGCAATTGGTGGCGGCAGCAGTATTGATGCAGGAAAGGGGGTTAAATTATTGCTGAATAACGATGAATCGCTTCAGAGCTTTTATGACTTATCATTTCCCCAAAAATCAGGCGTACCGATGATTGCAATTCCAACAACATCTGGAACTGGTAGTGAAGCTTCTAAGGGAAGTGTAATCACTGATACAGAAAGTGGCTCGAAGCGAGTCGTTATCGGGATGGGAACCATGCCAGATATGGCTCTGATTGATCCAGAACTTGTTCTAGGTGTGCCGCCTAAGGTCACGGCAGCGTGTGCTTTTGATGTTCTCGCTCATGCAATTGATGCAATAACATCCAATATGACAAATTTGATTACTCAAAGTATATCATATGAAGCCATCCGATTAATGAAAAACAGTTATAAAAAAGTCATCGAAAATGGCAAAGATCTGGAAGCTCGTACCGAGATGCATTTAGCGTCAAATTTGGGTGGTATTGCATTAGCAAATGCAAAATGTTCAATGAGCCATGCATTTGCGCATTCGATGGGAGCCATTTTCCACGTACCTCATGGCGTTAGTTGTGCCATCTTTACGCCTGCATGTCTTGAATTTGTGGTTGAAGAATGTCCCAAAGAAATAATTAAAATTGCAGATTTACTGGATGTCAATTATAAAGACACCGATAGCACGGAGTCAATTGCGAAGAAGACTTCAGAAACTATTCATCAAATGTATCGCTCGGTTGGGATACCGGATATCACCGAATTCGTTCCTGATAAACAAGTCGCTTATGAAAAAATAATACCATTAGCATTTAAAGACATTATGGTAAATTTCTGTCCAAGAAAACTTGATGACGACGGAGCAAAATGGATTATTGACCGAACCTATGAATTAGCAGAATAGAAATCTAATACAATATGAGGAGAAAAAATGGCTAAAAGAAAAATGATGTTGTTAATTAATGGCGCAGAACGGATGCTGATTTGTGATCAAGAATCAGATACACTCTCTGATGTTTTAAGACGCATTGGTTTAACGGGTACCAAGGTAGGTTGCGGAACCGGCCAATGCGGCGCGTGTTCAGTTATTCTTAATGGAAAGGTTATTCGTTCCTGTGCAAAAAAAATGAAAAATATTGATGACGGCAGTGCAATTACGACAATTGAAGGAATCGGGTCACCAACAAACCTGCATCCTCTTCAGTTGGCCTGGATCGTTTATGGCGGGGTACAGTGTGGATTTTGTACCCCCGGATTTATCGTTTCGGCGAAAGGTCTTCTTGATACCAATCATAATCCGACTAGACAGGAAGTAAGAGACTGGTTTCAAAAGCATCGTAATGCGTGTCGGTGTACCGGATATGTACCACTTGTTGATGCCGTAATGGCGGCGGCAAAAGTAATCCGTGGTGAAATGACCATGGAAGAGCTAAGTTTTGATATTCCTGAAGATGGGAGAATCTATAACACAAGGTATCCAAGACCAGCGGCTTTGGCTAAAGTAACGGGTACCTGTGATTACGGTGATGATATCGGCATGAAGATGCCGGATGCATTACATCTTGCGGTTGTCATAGCACAGGTTTCTCATGCCAAACTGGTATCGATCGATACGTCGGAGGCAGAAAAGATGCCAGGAGTCGAAAAAGTAATAACCCATAAAGATGTTCAAGGAATTAATCGAATCACCTTTCCAATTGCCAATCCATGGGCTAAGGCAAATGGATTTGATCATTCAATTTTAGTGTCAGACAAGATATATAGATACGGCGATATTATTGCTGTTGTTGCCGCACGAACCAAGAAAGAAGCCCGGGAAGCGGCAAAAAAAGTAACCTTTGCATATGAACAACTACCAGAATATTTAAATATCCTTGAAACCATGGCAATTGATGCACCCCAGGTCAATCCTGAATATCCGAATATTTATATCGAAGCACCCATTGTTAAAGGTCAGGATACCAGAGAAGTGATTAAGAATTCGGCTCATGTTGTTAAAGGCAGTTTCTATTCTCAACGTCAGCCACACCTTGTCATTGAGCCGGATACCAATCAGGCATATTTTGACGAAGAAGGCCGACTTACGGTACAATGCAAGAGTTTGGCACTTGGCCTCACAAAAGGAGTTATCGCTGCCGGCATTGGGTTCCCAGTGGAGAATATTAGAATTATTGAAAATCCGACAGGGGCAAGTTTTGGATATGCAATTTCACCACTCATGCCGGCCATCGCGGCAGTTGCAGCCATGGCTACTGAAAAACCAGTGACGGTTACGCTCAGCTATGAAGAACATCAGCATATTACTGGGAAGCGTGCACCAGCTTTCTCAAATGCAAAACTTGCCTGTGATGAAAAAGGAAAGCTGACAGCAATCGAATATGAAATAGCTTATGATAAAGGCGCCTATACCGAGACAGCAGGCATACTGGTTCAAAAAGGTCTTCGCTTCATGGGGGCTCCCTATACCATACCCAATGCCATGGGTCTCTCCAAAACGGTTATTTCCAACCATACAAATTCCACAGCCTATCGGGGGTTTGGGTCTCCTCAGTGTTATACCTGTTCGGAACAGCTCATGGATATGCTGGCGGAAAAAATTGGCATGGATCCGTTGGAGTTTCGCTATATCAATGTCTACAGAGAAGGGGATGAAAGCCTGAACGGTAATCAATTCGACGTTTATCCGATGGTTGAGATTTTGGATAAGCTGAGACCCAGTTACCGGGAAGCATTAGAAAGCGCAAAAAAAGAATCCACTCCTGAACGAAAAAGAGGTGTGGGGATTGCCTGCGGAGAATACAATGTCACCAGCGGCCCGAATGATCATGCCGAGGTTGCGTTAGGACTCAATCCTGATGGAACCGTGAC is a window encoding:
- a CDS encoding MBL fold metallo-hydrolase: MKKGEILITYLSNAGFMLTDGKTKILIDGVHTEQALNFSPIPEKIMNKIIRGEENFSDIDCFMFTHVHKDHCDLKKLCEIRNPDIKIVLPELDENNKVYMKDALDLLPNPISYLNSEYGEVTLIESGNFKIKAARTYHDGIKYRSTINHFSYLISVANQQILFMGDAESGNSNIVDWLGNETIDAVCINFTEISQEKGRAFINQVVNPRLAIFCHIPLQQHDKFHYRERVLENVSKYRSSLPKVYVCLEAMEAIVID
- a CDS encoding alpha/beta fold hydrolase — encoded protein: MNNEVKKTIISANEMDFTCRTCGLDQKGELVIFLHGFPQSSIIWENIMKKLADKGYRCLAPNQRGYSEGARPIRMENYTTRKLASDVVALADAVGEKGKFHLIGHDWGGGVGWAVVTLHSERIQSWTAMSTPHSAAFEWAVANDPEQQKQSRYIFEYLTPDLPEELLIKDDHARLREIWDGFESKNIDDFLDIFSDKEACTSILNWYRALMLVKPSEQNPEILFGPIYTPTCYIWGNHDFALGRVGVEKGHEYMKGYYKFVELDGAGHWLMENNEQECIKEIIELIENNPETK
- a CDS encoding iron-containing alcohol dehydrogenase, with protein sequence MKTNAFMMLIPQFIDVGISSKTGEKLKELGCTKVLVMYDKGVEAAGITEKIIDAIRHEGIEVVTSNRVEADPTDLIITEIVDFAKKEKVDGVVAIGGGSSIDAGKGVKLLLNNDESLQSFYDLSFPQKSGVPMIAIPTTSGTGSEASKGSVITDTESGSKRVVIGMGTMPDMALIDPELVLGVPPKVTAACAFDVLAHAIDAITSNMTNLITQSISYEAIRLMKNSYKKVIENGKDLEARTEMHLASNLGGIALANAKCSMSHAFAHSMGAIFHVPHGVSCAIFTPACLEFVVEECPKEIIKIADLLDVNYKDTDSTESIAKKTSETIHQMYRSVGIPDITEFVPDKQVAYEKIIPLAFKDIMVNFCPRKLDDDGAKWIIDRTYELAE
- a CDS encoding molybdopterin-dependent aldehyde oxidoreductase; translation: MAKRKMMLLINGAERMLICDQESDTLSDVLRRIGLTGTKVGCGTGQCGACSVILNGKVIRSCAKKMKNIDDGSAITTIEGIGSPTNLHPLQLAWIVYGGVQCGFCTPGFIVSAKGLLDTNHNPTRQEVRDWFQKHRNACRCTGYVPLVDAVMAAAKVIRGEMTMEELSFDIPEDGRIYNTRYPRPAALAKVTGTCDYGDDIGMKMPDALHLAVVIAQVSHAKLVSIDTSEAEKMPGVEKVITHKDVQGINRITFPIANPWAKANGFDHSILVSDKIYRYGDIIAVVAARTKKEAREAAKKVTFAYEQLPEYLNILETMAIDAPQVNPEYPNIYIEAPIVKGQDTREVIKNSAHVVKGSFYSQRQPHLVIEPDTNQAYFDEEGRLTVQCKSLALGLTKGVIAAGIGFPVENIRIIENPTGASFGYAISPLMPAIAAVAAMATEKPVTVTLSYEEHQHITGKRAPAFSNAKLACDEKGKLTAIEYEIAYDKGAYTETAGILVQKGLRFMGAPYTIPNAMGLSKTVISNHTNSTAYRGFGSPQCYTCSEQLMDMLAEKIGMDPLEFRYINVYREGDESLNGNQFDVYPMVEILDKLRPSYREALESAKKESTPERKRGVGIACGEYNVTSGPNDHAEVALGLNPDGTVTHYNTWEDQGQGADIGTLAHTHEALRPLGLRPDQISLCMNDTALAPITGPAAGSRSHYMAGNATINAAEQLMNAMRKEDGTYRTYDEMVSAGIPTKYLGISDTTGHTTDLDPNTGQGNPTAEYTFGVFMAEVEVEVATGKTKVLSIKCIADVGVVGNFLAVEGQAFGGMEHGIGMALSEDYEDIQKHTSLIGSGFPFINTIPDNMTAEFIETPRPSGPHGSSGCAEAFQSSPHVAVINGIYNACGVRIKELPARPEKVKALLAAKAEGREIEEKKYFLGSDLHETIDYIKANPVIVG